In a genomic window of Pseudomonas oryzihabitans:
- the lptM gene encoding LPS translocon maturation chaperone LptM, producing the protein MKRLSLLFIACACLLAGCGQKGPLYLPDDQKAAKEHRHDVF; encoded by the coding sequence ATGAAGCGCCTGTCCCTCCTCTTCATCGCCTGCGCCTGCCTGCTGGCCGGCTGCGGTCAGAAAGGCCCGCTGTACCTGCCCGACGACCAGAAAGCCGCCAAAGAACATCGCCACGACGTGTTCTAA
- the cyaY gene encoding iron donor protein CyaY: MSRLSEAQFHHLVDQTQRQVEDAYDDSGLDLDLENGGGVLTVKFDNGSQVILSRQPPLVQLWVAARSGGYHFDWDGQNWICDSSPETLGALLVRVTLEQTGESVAFPGL, encoded by the coding sequence ATGAGCCGGCTCAGCGAAGCGCAATTCCACCACCTCGTCGACCAGACCCAGCGCCAGGTCGAGGACGCCTACGACGACAGCGGCCTGGACCTCGATCTGGAAAACGGCGGTGGCGTGCTGACCGTGAAGTTCGACAACGGCAGCCAGGTCATCCTCAGCCGCCAGCCGCCGCTGGTGCAGCTGTGGGTAGCGGCGCGCTCGGGTGGCTATCACTTCGACTGGGACGGCCAGAACTGGATCTGCGACAGCTCGCCCGAGACGCTCGGCGCCCTGCTGGTGCGGGTGACCCTGGAGCAGACCGGCGAAAGCGTGGCCTTCCCGGGACTTTGA
- the rnk gene encoding nucleoside diphosphate kinase regulator, whose translation MRHASPITVSAADLPRLERLLDDLPEFGPVAAALDEELARAQVVAPEDVGAVVTMNSRVRCRETDTGKEYQVVLVYPEDAGEAGRVSVLAPAGSALLGATPGERLSWPVPGGKEQQVELLALEPAAG comes from the coding sequence ATGCGCCATGCATCGCCCATCACCGTTTCCGCTGCCGATCTGCCCCGTCTCGAGCGCCTGCTCGACGACTTGCCGGAGTTCGGCCCCGTGGCCGCCGCCCTCGACGAGGAGCTGGCACGGGCCCAGGTCGTGGCGCCCGAGGACGTCGGCGCCGTGGTCACCATGAATTCCCGCGTGCGCTGCCGCGAGACCGACACGGGCAAGGAATATCAGGTGGTGCTGGTGTATCCAGAGGATGCCGGCGAAGCGGGGCGGGTATCGGTGCTTGCACCGGCGGGCAGTGCCTTGCTTGGCGCCACCCCTGGCGAAAGACTCAGTTGGCCGGTGCCCGGCGGCAAGGAGCAGCAGGTGGAATTGCTGGCGCTGGAGCCGGCCGCGGGCTAG
- a CDS encoding magnesium transporter CorA family protein — translation MITCYRLSANELVAQPLSPGDALPEDLVWVDLLDPSEEEERYLEQTLAMDIPTREEIAEIEESSRLYQTGQALHLTTTVVSGFSEHQPKATVVNFVLTPDWLVTVRYAELAAFKTFLGKARQEARQHCRSDVIFASLLDSLVDRVADILESVQAHLNRLAQAVFREPVDSQQEKHQPKTDLQSIVKQLGRTNQLLAQLSESLLGINRIVSYLRRTGAAWISGTAKTWFKTLERDVRSLSDYQAKMNGEIGFLLDATLGLISVEQNNIVKVFTIASVLFLPPTLVGTIYGMNFKVMPELDWHFGYPLALGAMVVSALIPYGWFKFRRWL, via the coding sequence ATGATCACCTGCTATCGCCTGTCCGCCAACGAGCTGGTCGCGCAGCCGCTGTCGCCGGGAGACGCGCTGCCCGAGGACCTGGTCTGGGTGGACTTGCTCGATCCCAGTGAGGAGGAAGAGCGCTATCTCGAACAGACCCTGGCGATGGACATCCCCACGCGCGAAGAGATCGCCGAAATCGAGGAATCGTCGCGACTCTACCAGACCGGTCAGGCCCTGCACCTCACCACCACGGTGGTCAGTGGCTTCAGCGAGCACCAACCCAAGGCGACGGTGGTGAATTTCGTGCTGACCCCCGATTGGCTGGTGACGGTGCGCTACGCCGAACTGGCCGCCTTCAAGACCTTTCTCGGCAAGGCCCGCCAAGAGGCCCGCCAGCACTGCCGGAGCGACGTGATCTTCGCCTCGCTGCTGGACAGCCTGGTGGACCGGGTGGCCGATATCCTCGAATCGGTCCAGGCGCATCTCAATCGCCTGGCCCAGGCGGTATTTCGCGAGCCCGTCGATTCCCAGCAGGAAAAGCACCAGCCGAAGACGGACCTGCAATCCATCGTCAAGCAATTGGGACGCACCAACCAGTTGCTGGCCCAGCTCAGCGAGAGCCTGCTGGGCATCAACCGGATCGTCTCCTACCTGAGGCGCACGGGTGCAGCCTGGATTTCCGGTACGGCCAAGACCTGGTTCAAGACGCTGGAGCGCGATGTGCGCTCGCTCAGCGATTACCAGGCGAAGATGAACGGCGAAATCGGTTTCCTGCTCGATGCCACCCTGGGGCTGATCAGCGTGGAGCAGAACAACATCGTCAAGGTCTTCACCATCGCCTCGGTGCTGTTTCTGCCGCCGACCCTGGTGGGGACCATCTACGGCATGAACTTCAAGGTCATGCCGGAACTGGATTGGCACTTCGGCTATCCGCTGGCACTGGGCGCCATGGTGGTGTCGGCGCTGATTCCCTATGGCTGGTTCAAGTTTCGCCGCTGGCTCTAG
- a CDS encoding NAD(P)-dependent oxidoreductase — protein sequence MRVGFIGLGGMGQGMAANLLKAGHEVVVWNRSQAPVAALVGQGAVAAATPAEAFDTEVLFSILANDTATREVILDSGALQGARAGLIHVSMATLSVALVDELVARHAEAGLGYVAAPVFGRTDVAASGQLNIVVAGDPAAIERVQPLLDVLGRKTWPVGQEPRQANVVKIAGNFMIASAIETMGESTALARSYGVESAALLEILTSTLFAAPVYQNYGRLLTERQFSPAAFKLSLGLKDVGLALAAGQEKAVPLPFASVLRDNLLEAVAQGEGELDWVALGQRSHKKAGLD from the coding sequence ATGCGCGTTGGATTCATAGGCCTGGGTGGCATGGGGCAGGGCATGGCGGCCAATCTACTCAAGGCCGGGCACGAGGTGGTGGTCTGGAACCGCTCCCAGGCGCCGGTAGCGGCGCTGGTCGGCCAGGGCGCGGTAGCCGCGGCGACGCCGGCGGAGGCCTTCGATACCGAGGTGCTATTCAGCATCCTGGCCAACGATACCGCCACCCGCGAGGTGATCCTCGACAGCGGTGCCCTGCAGGGCGCGCGGGCCGGGCTGATCCACGTCAGCATGGCCACCCTGTCGGTCGCCTTGGTCGACGAACTGGTCGCGCGCCATGCCGAAGCGGGGTTGGGCTATGTGGCCGCGCCGGTATTCGGGCGCACCGACGTGGCCGCCAGTGGCCAGCTCAACATCGTGGTGGCGGGTGATCCGGCGGCCATCGAGCGCGTTCAGCCGCTGCTCGACGTCCTCGGGCGCAAGACCTGGCCGGTGGGCCAGGAGCCACGCCAGGCCAACGTGGTGAAGATCGCCGGCAATTTCATGATCGCCAGCGCCATCGAGACCATGGGCGAGAGCACTGCACTGGCGCGCAGCTATGGCGTGGAGTCGGCCGCGTTGCTGGAGATCCTCACCAGCACCCTGTTCGCCGCCCCGGTGTACCAGAACTACGGTCGCCTGCTGACCGAGCGGCAATTCTCGCCCGCCGCCTTCAAGCTCAGTCTGGGTCTGAAGGATGTCGGTCTGGCGCTGGCCGCGGGTCAGGAGAAGGCGGTGCCGCTACCCTTCGCCAGCGTCTTGAGAGACAACCTGCTGGAGGCCGTCGCCCAGGGCGAGGGCGAGTTGGACTGGGTAGCGCTGGGGCAGAGGTCCCATAAAAAAGCCGGGCTCGACTGA
- a CDS encoding endo alpha-1,4 polygalactosaminidase: protein MRLSACSILLCGLSAAASSHAAPPAPLPQTLTWHVQLNGVLQKPNRTFYDIDLYDTSKAVIANLKGNGKTVICYFSAGTWEDWRTDAALYPKAALGKALDAWPGERWLDIRRADVRALLAKRLDLAVQKGCQGVDPDNVDGYTNPNGLKLTKAQQLDFLNWLADEAHKRQLLVGLKNAIELIPSVYGKFDFALNESCYDYAECNAYSYFRTQKKPVMIIDYGPYSTKRCSQAKTSGYNLQFYPLSLAALGTACK from the coding sequence ATGCGCCTTTCAGCCTGTTCCATCCTGCTGTGCGGACTGTCCGCCGCCGCTTCCAGTCATGCGGCCCCGCCCGCTCCGCTGCCCCAGACGCTCACCTGGCATGTCCAGCTGAATGGCGTGTTGCAAAAGCCCAATCGGACCTTCTACGACATCGACCTCTACGACACCAGCAAGGCGGTGATCGCCAACCTGAAGGGCAATGGCAAGACGGTGATCTGCTATTTCAGCGCCGGCACCTGGGAAGACTGGCGCACCGATGCGGCCCTCTACCCCAAGGCCGCCCTGGGCAAGGCGCTGGACGCCTGGCCGGGTGAGCGCTGGCTGGACATCCGCCGTGCCGATGTCCGCGCCCTGTTGGCCAAGCGCCTGGATCTGGCCGTGCAGAAGGGCTGCCAGGGTGTGGACCCGGACAACGTCGACGGCTACACCAACCCGAACGGTCTCAAGCTGACCAAGGCCCAGCAGCTGGACTTCCTCAACTGGTTGGCCGACGAAGCCCACAAGCGTCAATTGCTGGTAGGCCTGAAGAATGCCATCGAGCTGATCCCCAGCGTCTACGGCAAGTTCGACTTCGCCCTCAATGAGAGCTGCTACGACTACGCCGAGTGCAATGCCTATAGCTACTTCCGGACCCAGAAGAAGCCGGTGATGATCATCGACTACGGCCCCTACAGCACCAAGCGCTGCAGCCAGGCCAAGACCTCCGGCTACAACCTGCAGTTCTATCCGCTGTCGCTGGCGGCCCTGGGGACCGCCTGCAAGTAG
- the argH gene encoding argininosuccinate lyase — MSSEKTNQSWGGRFSEPVDAFVARFTASVDFDKRLYRHDILGSQAHARMLAQAGVLSEAERDAIVAGLDEIRGEIEAGTFEWRVDLEDVHMNIEARLTERLGVVGKKLHTGRSRNDQVATDIRLWLRDEIDAILVELNRLQEGLLQLAEAEADTIMPGFTHLQTAQPVTFGHHLLAWFEMLSRDHERLVDCRKRVNRMPLGSAALAGTTYPIQRQVTCELLGFEAIGGNSLDGVSDRDFAIEFCAAASLAMMHLSRFSEELVLWTSAQFQFIDLPDRFCTGSSIMPQKKNPDVPELVRGKTGRVFGALTGLLTLMKGQPLAYNKDNQEDKEPLFDAADTLRDSLRAFADMVPAIKPKREIMREAARRGFSTATDLADYLVRKGLPFRDCHEIVGHAVKYGVDSGKDLAEMSLDELRRFSDQIEQDVFAVLTLEGSVNARDHIGGTAPAQVRAAVARGRELLAKR, encoded by the coding sequence ATGAGCAGCGAAAAAACCAACCAGTCCTGGGGCGGACGCTTCAGCGAACCCGTCGACGCCTTCGTCGCCCGCTTCACCGCCTCGGTGGACTTCGACAAGCGCCTCTACCGCCACGACATCCTCGGCAGCCAGGCCCATGCCCGCATGCTGGCCCAGGCCGGGGTGCTCAGCGAGGCGGAGCGCGATGCCATCGTCGCCGGGCTGGACGAAATCCGCGGCGAGATCGAGGCCGGCACCTTCGAGTGGCGCGTCGACCTGGAAGACGTGCACATGAACATCGAGGCGCGCCTGACCGAGCGCCTGGGCGTGGTGGGCAAGAAGCTGCACACCGGCCGCAGCCGCAACGATCAGGTGGCTACTGATATCCGCCTCTGGCTGCGCGATGAGATCGACGCCATCCTCGTCGAGCTGAATCGCCTGCAAGAAGGCCTGCTGCAACTGGCGGAGGCCGAAGCCGACACCATCATGCCCGGCTTCACCCACCTGCAGACCGCCCAGCCGGTGACCTTCGGCCACCACCTGCTGGCCTGGTTCGAGATGCTTTCCCGTGACCACGAGCGCCTGGTGGACTGCCGCAAGCGCGTCAACCGCATGCCCCTGGGCAGCGCGGCGCTGGCCGGTACCACCTATCCCATCCAGCGCCAGGTCACCTGCGAGCTGCTGGGTTTCGAGGCCATCGGCGGCAATTCCCTGGACGGCGTCTCGGACCGCGACTTCGCCATCGAATTCTGCGCTGCGGCGTCCCTGGCGATGATGCACCTGTCGCGCTTCTCCGAAGAGCTGGTGCTCTGGACCAGCGCCCAGTTCCAGTTCATCGATCTGCCCGACCGCTTCTGCACCGGCTCCTCGATCATGCCGCAGAAGAAGAATCCCGACGTGCCCGAACTGGTGCGCGGCAAGACCGGCCGGGTGTTCGGCGCCCTCACCGGCCTGCTGACCCTGATGAAGGGCCAGCCGCTGGCCTACAACAAGGACAACCAGGAGGACAAGGAGCCACTGTTCGACGCCGCCGATACCCTGCGTGACTCCCTGCGCGCCTTCGCCGACATGGTTCCGGCCATCAAGCCCAAGCGCGAGATCATGCGCGAGGCCGCGCGCCGTGGCTTCTCCACCGCCACGGACCTGGCCGACTACCTGGTACGCAAGGGCCTGCCCTTCCGCGATTGCCACGAGATCGTCGGTCATGCGGTGAAGTACGGTGTCGACAGCGGCAAGGACCTGGCCGAGATGAGCCTGGACGAATTGCGCCGCTTCAGCGACCAGATCGAGCAGGACGTCTTCGCTGTCCTGACCCTGGAAGGCTCGGTCAACGCCCGCGACCATATCGGCGGCACCGCACCGGCCCAGGTCCGCGCCGCCGTGGCTCGCGGTCGCGAGTTGCTGGCCAAGCGCTGA
- a CDS encoding sensor histidine kinase: protein MMLERRKTPRPVKVDDFFVPALCEPEALLVLVVLAELLVLVLVLAEPFTLQFNWIRLALVSLFVQWIVLLSAALLCRLRPWLARHRPVVAGGLCCAIVVALTLGCTLVADWLQLAGPLQRVGEVRLYMRHALIAFIMSMLLLRYFWLQSQWRRQQQAELQARIESLQARIRPHFLFNSLNSIASLVALDADKAERAVLDLSALFRASLAQPGTKVRWVEELELSRRYLEIERLRLGDRLKLQWDVDGVPADLPIPQLTLQPLLENALIYGVAPRIEGGLVTIYANYLDGVFELVISNPYDPEVEQQPRPPKGTRQALSNIEARLTALFGPAASLKIERRDQRHTTSLRYPCERLMREA, encoded by the coding sequence ATGATGCTCGAACGCCGCAAAACCCCCCGGCCGGTCAAGGTCGATGACTTCTTCGTCCCGGCGCTATGCGAACCGGAGGCCCTGCTCGTCCTGGTGGTGCTGGCGGAGTTGCTGGTGCTGGTCCTGGTGCTGGCCGAGCCCTTCACCCTGCAATTCAACTGGATCCGCCTGGCGCTGGTGTCGCTCTTCGTGCAGTGGATCGTGCTGCTGTCGGCGGCGCTGCTGTGTCGTCTGCGCCCCTGGCTCGCGCGCCATCGGCCGGTGGTGGCCGGCGGCCTCTGCTGCGCCATCGTGGTGGCGCTGACGCTGGGTTGCACTCTGGTGGCCGACTGGCTGCAACTGGCCGGCCCGCTACAGCGGGTGGGCGAGGTGCGGCTGTACATGAGGCACGCGCTGATCGCCTTCATCATGTCCATGCTGCTGCTGCGCTACTTCTGGCTGCAGAGCCAGTGGCGCCGCCAGCAGCAGGCCGAATTGCAGGCGCGCATCGAATCCCTGCAGGCGCGGATCCGCCCGCACTTCCTGTTCAACAGCCTGAACAGCATCGCCAGCCTGGTCGCCCTGGATGCCGACAAGGCCGAGCGCGCGGTGCTGGATCTGTCGGCGCTGTTCCGCGCCAGCCTGGCCCAGCCCGGTACCAAGGTGCGCTGGGTGGAAGAGCTGGAACTGTCGCGGCGTTATCTGGAAATCGAACGGCTGCGCCTGGGCGACCGGCTCAAGTTGCAATGGGACGTCGACGGCGTGCCGGCCGACCTGCCGATCCCCCAACTGACCCTCCAGCCGTTGCTGGAAAATGCCTTGATCTATGGTGTCGCGCCGCGCATCGAAGGCGGGCTCGTCACCATCTACGCCAACTATCTGGATGGGGTGTTCGAACTGGTCATCAGCAACCCCTACGATCCCGAGGTCGAGCAGCAGCCACGTCCCCCCAAGGGCACTCGTCAAGCTTTGAGCAATATCGAAGCGCGGTTGACGGCACTTTTCGGACCAGCTGCGAGTCTCAAAATCGAACGCCGCGACCAGCGGCATACAACGTCTCTTCGCTATCCATGCGAGCGACTCATGCGGGAAGCCTGA
- a CDS encoding LytR/AlgR family response regulator transcription factor: MNVLIVDDEPLARERLARLVGQLDGYTALEPTATNGEEALALVENLKPDIVLLDIRMPGLDGLQVAARLCERESPPAVIFVTAHDEYALDAFQVSAVGYLVKPVRQEDLAAALSKAQRPNRMQLAALTKPPASGGPGPRSHISARTRKGIELIPLDDVVYFIADHKYVTLRHSGGEVLLDEPLKALEDEFGERFVRIHRNALVSRERIERLQRTPLGHFQLFLKGMNGDALTVSRRHVAGVRRLMHSI; encoded by the coding sequence ATGAATGTCCTGATCGTCGATGACGAACCCTTGGCGCGCGAGCGTCTGGCCCGTCTGGTGGGGCAACTGGACGGTTATACCGCCCTGGAGCCGACAGCCACCAACGGTGAGGAAGCCCTCGCTTTGGTTGAAAACCTCAAACCAGACATCGTCCTGCTCGACATCCGTATGCCGGGCCTGGACGGCTTGCAGGTGGCGGCACGGCTCTGTGAGCGTGAATCGCCGCCCGCGGTGATCTTCGTCACCGCCCACGACGAATACGCGCTCGACGCCTTCCAGGTGAGCGCCGTGGGCTATCTGGTCAAGCCGGTTCGCCAGGAAGACCTGGCCGCGGCCCTGAGCAAGGCGCAGCGCCCCAACCGCATGCAACTGGCTGCGCTGACCAAGCCGCCAGCCAGCGGCGGTCCAGGTCCGCGTAGCCACATCAGCGCCCGCACCCGTAAGGGGATCGAGCTGATTCCGCTGGACGACGTGGTCTACTTCATCGCCGACCACAAGTACGTGACCCTGAGACACTCCGGGGGCGAGGTGCTGCTGGACGAGCCGCTCAAGGCGCTGGAAGACGAATTCGGCGAGCGCTTCGTGCGGATTCACCGCAACGCGCTGGTCTCCCGCGAACGCATCGAGCGACTGCAACGCACGCCGTTGGGGCACTTCCAGCTGTTCCTCAAGGGCATGAACGGCGATGCGCTGACCGTCAGCCGCCGCCACGTCGCCGGCGTGCGCCGCCTGATGCACAGCATCTGA
- the hemC gene encoding hydroxymethylbilane synthase, with protein sequence MLREIRIATRQSALALWQADYVKARLEAAHPGLRVSLLPMTSRGDKLLDAPLAKIGGKGLFVKELENALLDGSADIAVHSMKDVPMEFPQGLGLYAICEREDPRDAFVSNRYARLADLPQGSVVGTSSLRRQAQLLALRPDLQIRFLRGNVNTRLAKLDADEYDAIILAAAGLIRLGFAGRIRESLTVEDSLPAGGQGAVGIECRTDDAEVHALLEPLHHVDTERRVAAERALNRRLNGGCQVPIASYAVQEGELLWLRGLVGQPDGGLLLRAEARGPLNDPAGLGVAVAEALLGQGAQAILDAVYGSAGAS encoded by the coding sequence ATGCTCCGCGAAATTCGTATCGCTACGCGCCAGAGTGCTCTGGCGCTGTGGCAAGCCGACTATGTGAAAGCCCGCCTCGAAGCGGCGCATCCAGGGTTGCGGGTTAGCCTGCTGCCCATGACCAGTCGTGGCGACAAGCTGCTGGACGCGCCCCTGGCGAAGATCGGCGGCAAGGGGCTGTTCGTCAAGGAGCTGGAAAATGCCCTGCTCGACGGCAGCGCCGACATCGCCGTGCACTCCATGAAGGACGTACCCATGGAGTTTCCCCAAGGCCTCGGGCTGTACGCCATCTGCGAGCGTGAAGACCCGCGCGATGCCTTCGTCTCCAACCGCTATGCCCGGCTCGCCGATCTGCCCCAGGGCAGTGTGGTGGGGACCTCCAGCCTGAGGCGCCAGGCCCAGTTGCTGGCCCTGCGACCCGATCTGCAGATCCGCTTCCTGCGCGGCAACGTCAATACCCGCCTGGCCAAGCTCGACGCCGACGAATACGACGCCATCATCCTCGCCGCGGCCGGCCTGATCCGCCTGGGCTTCGCCGGGCGCATCCGTGAGTCCCTCACCGTCGAGGACAGCTTGCCCGCCGGTGGCCAGGGCGCCGTGGGCATCGAGTGTCGCACCGATGATGCCGAGGTCCATGCGCTGCTCGAACCGCTGCACCATGTCGACACCGAGCGCCGGGTCGCGGCAGAACGGGCACTGAATCGGCGCCTCAACGGTGGCTGCCAGGTGCCCATCGCCAGCTACGCGGTGCAGGAAGGCGAACTGCTCTGGTTGCGCGGCCTGGTCGGCCAGCCCGATGGTGGCCTGCTGCTGCGCGCCGAGGCTCGCGGCCCGCTGAATGACCCGGCCGGACTGGGCGTGGCGGTAGCCGAAGCGCTGCTGGGGCAGGGCGCCCAGGCCATTCTCGACGCCGTCTACGGAAGCGCCGGCGCATCATGA
- a CDS encoding uroporphyrinogen-III synthase: MSAWRLLLTRPAEENPPLAAALAAAGIATASLPLLELQPLAESPPQRSLWLDLDRYAAVVVVSKPAARLGLAALDRYWPQPPLQAWFAVGAATAAVLDDYGLLVHYPVREDSEGLLALPALDAALQRPDPQVLLLRGEGGRDLLVETLTARGVRVEVLELYRRQCPVYPAGLILETLAAERLNAIMVSSGQGFAHLQACAGADWPELRRYPLLVPSARVAELARANGCHRMIECQGANAGAIAAALAHHHPD, translated from the coding sequence ATGAGCGCCTGGCGGCTGCTGCTGACCCGTCCGGCGGAGGAAAATCCACCGCTCGCCGCCGCCCTGGCCGCGGCGGGCATCGCCACCGCCAGCCTGCCGCTGTTGGAGCTCCAGCCACTGGCGGAGTCGCCGCCGCAGCGCAGCCTCTGGCTCGATCTCGACCGCTACGCCGCCGTAGTGGTGGTCAGCAAGCCGGCCGCCCGCCTCGGACTCGCTGCCCTGGATCGCTACTGGCCGCAGCCGCCGCTGCAGGCGTGGTTCGCCGTCGGCGCGGCGACCGCTGCGGTGCTCGACGACTACGGCCTGCTGGTGCATTACCCCGTGCGCGAAGACAGCGAAGGCCTGCTGGCCCTGCCGGCGCTGGACGCAGCCCTGCAACGCCCCGACCCCCAGGTATTGCTGTTGCGCGGCGAAGGCGGTCGCGACCTGCTGGTCGAGACCCTGACCGCCCGCGGCGTCCGGGTCGAGGTACTCGAACTCTATCGCCGGCAGTGTCCGGTTTACCCTGCGGGGCTGATCCTAGAGACTCTCGCAGCGGAACGCCTGAATGCCATCATGGTCAGCAGTGGGCAGGGTTTCGCGCATCTGCAGGCCTGTGCGGGTGCGGACTGGCCCGAGTTGCGCCGCTATCCCCTGCTGGTACCCAGCGCCCGCGTGGCCGAGCTGGCCCGCGCGAACGGCTGCCACCGCATGATCGAGTGCCAGGGCGCCAATGCCGGCGCCATCGCCGCCGCGCTAGCCCACCACCATCCGGATTGA
- a CDS encoding uroporphyrinogen-III C-methyltransferase has product MSETQAPRADDVSPDPVVTAATPPPASPPASARRKGSGKASGLALLALLVAAGGLGLGGWSVWQLQQVRQAEQSSAAQAEDLRTQLRQLETRNQALSADLARLPSASDLEERRRQLIALQGDQQHLAEQFKEVVGQSRQAWRLTEAEHLLRMATLRMVALQDVPSAQNLLQGVDDILKAQNDPAAFAARQQIANAQQTLRQLPDLDRTGLFVQLASLRNQVQSLEPLPPRFSTTVADQPGVEKPALPPSSTLQQWWQDFRQRISSYFRIDFSADQPIRPLLAEESLAQVRLAMSLALEQAQWAVLNGNQEVYRLSIEQAEDVLAGYFNNQNPDSRAVKLRLQELAERPVTFEAPDLTPALTALQAYIAQRQQIQPNIQSNNAAGAAQENRP; this is encoded by the coding sequence GTGAGCGAAACTCAAGCCCCCCGCGCCGACGACGTCTCTCCCGATCCTGTCGTGACCGCCGCCACGCCCCCGCCAGCGTCGCCCCCTGCAAGCGCGCGCCGCAAGGGCTCGGGCAAGGCATCCGGTCTCGCACTGTTGGCCCTGCTGGTGGCCGCTGGCGGTCTGGGGCTGGGTGGCTGGAGCGTCTGGCAGTTACAGCAGGTGCGCCAGGCCGAGCAGAGCAGCGCCGCCCAGGCCGAGGATCTGCGCACTCAGCTGCGCCAACTGGAGACGCGCAACCAGGCGTTGAGTGCCGACCTGGCCCGTCTGCCTTCGGCCAGTGACTTGGAAGAGCGCCGCCGCCAGTTGATCGCCCTGCAAGGCGATCAACAACACCTCGCGGAGCAATTCAAGGAAGTAGTCGGCCAGAGCCGTCAGGCCTGGCGCCTGACCGAGGCCGAGCACCTGCTACGCATGGCGACCCTGCGGATGGTCGCCCTGCAGGATGTCCCCAGTGCGCAGAATCTGCTGCAGGGCGTCGACGACATTCTCAAGGCGCAGAACGACCCGGCTGCCTTCGCCGCCCGCCAACAGATCGCCAACGCTCAGCAGACGCTGCGCCAACTGCCCGATCTGGATCGCACCGGGCTGTTCGTCCAGCTCGCCTCGTTGCGTAACCAGGTGCAGAGCCTGGAGCCGCTGCCGCCGCGCTTCTCCACCACGGTGGCCGATCAGCCGGGTGTCGAGAAGCCCGCGCTGCCGCCGAGCAGCACCCTGCAGCAATGGTGGCAGGACTTCCGCCAGCGCATCTCCAGTTACTTCCGCATCGATTTCTCCGCCGACCAGCCGATCCGTCCGCTGCTGGCTGAGGAATCCCTGGCCCAGGTCCGCCTGGCCATGAGTCTGGCCTTGGAGCAGGCGCAATGGGCCGTGCTCAACGGCAACCAGGAGGTCTATCGCCTCTCCATCGAGCAGGCCGAAGACGTCCTCGCGGGCTACTTCAACAACCAGAATCCCGATAGCCGTGCGGTCAAGTTGCGCCTGCAGGAGCTGGCCGAGCGTCCGGTGACCTTCGAGGCGCCCGATCTGACGCCGGCGCTGACCGCGCTCCAGGCCTACATCGCGCAACGCCAGCAAATCCAGCCGAACATCCAGTCGAACAATGCCGCCGGCGCGGCTCAGGAGAATCGCCCATGA